One genomic window of Pelmatolapia mariae isolate MD_Pm_ZW linkage group LG5, Pm_UMD_F_2, whole genome shotgun sequence includes the following:
- the eif6 gene encoding eukaryotic translation initiation factor 6, translating to MAVRAAFEKNNEIGCFAKLTNTYCLVAIGGSENFYSVFEGELSETIPVVHASIAGCRIIGRMCVGNRHGLLVPNNTTDQELQHIRNCLPDTVRIQRVEERLSALGNVIACNDYVALVHPDLDRETEEILADTLKVEVFRQTIAEQVLVGSYCAFSNQGGLVHPKTSIEDQDELSSLLQVPLVAGTVNRGSEVIAAGMVVNDWSAFCGLDTTSTELSVIESVFRLGDTAQPSTIATSMRDSLIDSMA from the exons atggCTGTGAGAGCCGCCTTTGAGAAAAACAACGAGATCGGCTGCTTCGCCAAACTGACCAACACGTACTGCCTGGTGGCCATCGGCGGCTCCGAGAACTTCTACAG tgtgtttgaAGGGGAGCTGTCAGAAACCATCCCAGTGGTTCACGCTTCCATAGCAGGCTGTCGCATCATCGGGAGGATGTGTGTGG GAAATCGTCACGGCCTCCTGGTTCCCAACAACACGACAGACCAGGAGCTGCAGCACATCAGAAACTGCCTCCCAGACACCGTGAGGATCCAGAGAGTCGAGGAGAGGCTGTCCGCGCTTGGTAACGTCATCGCCTGCAATGACTACGTCGCGCTGGTCCATCCCGACCTTGACAGG GAGACAGAGGAGATCCTGGCGGACACGCTGAAGGTGGAGGTTTTCCGTCAGACGATAGCGGAGCAGGTCCTCGTCGGCTCGTACTGCGCGTTCAGCAACCAGGGAGGCCTCGTCCACCCGAAGACGTCGATAGAAGATCAGGACGAGCTGTCGTCGCTGCTGCAGGTGCCCCTGGTG GCGGGCACGGTGAACCGGGGCAGCGAGGTCATCGCGGCGGGGATGGTGGTGAACGACTGGAGCGCGTTCTGCGGCCTGGACACGACCAGCACGGAGCTGTCGGTCATCGAGAGCGTGTTCAGACTCGGTGACACGGCGCAGCCCTCCACCATCGCCACCAGCATGAGGGACTCGCTGATCGACAG CATGGCGTAG